Genomic segment of Chitinophaga varians:
GGCCGCCCCACCAGCCTGGATTCCAACCGATGCTTGTATAGGAGTTGTCGATACGGGTAAGGTTAATGCCCAGATCAGGTTTGGCGGATTTGTCCACCAGTGTGTAACCTCTCTGTTTCATGGCTGCCGTTACGGAAGCAATCAGTTGCTGGTCGTAGGTGGTCAGTGCTTTTTTGGCAGAATCACTGTTTCTGCTCAGCACGGCCACGGAGTCAACGATGCTGAAAGTAGAATAGGAAGTAAAATCAACGGTACTGTCGTGGTTGGTGATATAAATCCTGGACTCCTCGTCTGTCATGTCTTTCAAGGGGTCTTTACGGCAGCTGCTGATGGAAATCATTGCCACTAGAGCGGCAACAGCACTTAGTAAATACATTGTTCTTTTCATATCCTCGCGTATTAATTTTTATGATAGGTCTCTTCCGTAAAGGTTAACAGCGGAATGCGTGTCAAATGTTAACATATAACGCCGGCTGGCACGCGGCTGCAGGGAAGTTTCCGTTTATTCCTATTATTCAACGCTTTGGATAGAAAGATGTTACAGGAAGTTTAGTCGTTAATTGTTAAGGGAATCTTAAAATGAAAATTGGGTTAACAAAATGAGCTTTTAACAAAGATGACTAATTTAATATGTTTTTGGAAACTAATGCATCTTTTAACTGCTCCGGATGAACGAAATGGACGCTGTCGATACCTTGTGCTTCCGCCGCTTTTACATTGCGGAGATTGTCATCGATAAACAGCGCGTGATCTGCATCTACCTGATAACGGTTGAGCAGTAACTGATAAAAAGAGGGAGAGGGTTTGCGTTGTTTTTCGCGGCCGGACACCACGATACCGTCAAACCATTGCAGGAAGGGGAATTCCACCAGGGCGAGGGGGAATGTTTCGTTGGACCAGTTGGTGAGTGCATATAATTTGTATTTACCGCTGTCTTTCAGTTGGCGGAGCAGTTGTACAGATCCCGGGATTTCTCCGTTGAGCATTTCCTTCCAGCGGCCGTAGTAGGCGCGTATCTGGGCTTCATGTGCCGGATGGCTGGCCACCAGCATTTCGGTAGCTTCCTGCAGGCTTCTGCCGGCGTCCTGTTCTTCATTCCAGTCGGATGTGCAGATGTTCTGCAGAAAACTGTCCATTTCTGCTTCTGTCGCAAATATTTTGCGGTAGAGGTAACGGGGATTCCAGTCGATCAGTACTGATCCCAGATCAAAAATAATTGTGTCGTACACGTTCTTCGTTTGGCTTTTCATAGGTTAATGAGACAATTAGAAAGCGATTGAGTTTAAAGGTTGTCTGATATTTCATCAGCAGCGTCTTCCAGTAGTTTGAGATCTACGGAGTCGCTGCCGGCGATACCTTCGATGGAACCTTTGATATGAGCAGCGTTGAGTAGTACTTTTTCCAGCTGTTTTTCGCGGGCTTTCCATAGTTTTTCCATGGCATCGCGCTCGCGTTGGATGGAGAGCTTCATGGCCATGAAACCCTCCCGGATAGCCTTCCATTGCTCAGCAAATTCTGTGCTGGTGAGGTAGCCGTACAGCATATGCATTTTATCTCCTTTGTTTTCCTGTGTGCGGATACTCCCGGCGATTTTGATGATACTGTCCCGCAGCACATAGGCGAGTGATTTCACTTCTGCGAAAGTACAGATCCAGATACCTTCTTTTTCGCCGAAGCGTTCCATATCGCGGGGCATGGTCTGGGTAACGAGGATGGCCACGTCTATGCCCTGGCTGCGCATATCGGCTTTCAGTTTCTCTACCCAATCACGTGCAAATTCTTTGGTCCTTTTGCTTTCGTAGATAATGCGGCCGCATTCCTGACCGAAGGAGTTGCGTATCAGTTGCACACAGTCGGCGCCACGCACCCCTTTGCCTACCGGTGTGACCTCGTCAAACGGGAAGGTGCTGCGGAGCATTTCCTCCAGCACCAGTTCCTGCACTTCGCCCTGCAATTGGGTGGAGCCCTGTTCTGCGCGGCGTTTCATTTCTTCCGCCAGTTTACGCTGGTCTTCCAGTTGTTTTTCCAGTTCGCGCATGCGCATCTGGTATTCGGTATCTTTCAGTTTATTGCGTTCTGCTTCTTCCGTGCGTATTTTCTCCGCCAGTTCGCCACGGGCTTCCATCAGCCTTTTCTGCAGGTCCAGCTCCAGTTCCGTTTCTTTATTTTTCAGTTCCTGTTCTTTCCGGAGGAATTCCAGTTCCTGTTTGCGGGCTTCACGCAGCCGGGCTTCCTGTTCCTGGTTGGCTTCACGGAGGGTGGCCAGCTGGTTGTCGAAATCTGCAGTGATGGATTTGCGCAGCTCTTCAGCCAGGCTTTCCTGTAAGCGCTTTTTTTCCGATTGTACGCGTTGGATAACTTCCTGTTCCTGCTGCTGCCGGAGTATCTCTATCTGCTGGCGCTCCTGCGCCATGCGGTTTTTTTCTGTTTGCAGGCTGGTCTTTTCGGCCTGCAGGGAATCGAGGCGCTTGCGCCATTCAGATTCCATTTTCCCCCTCATTTCCTTCTCGATGTCTGCAGCAAATGCATCCTCCATGACAAACTGGTGTCTGCAATTGGGACAGGTAATAGATGTTCCCATAATTTCAGTACAAAAATTACGTAAAGATAGGGTTTAGAAAGGTTTGGCGGGTACGAATAAAAAAAGGAAGGAACATGACTTCCTTCCGGTCTGGATAAACGGCACAAACAATAGCAATAAGGTTTTTCAATAAGATAGTTAAATTTCCTGTCTGGGGCTATTGCTAAGTTCCTTCTTTATTATTAGCTGGGCGTTAAGAAATCATGATGGAATTGTTAAGAAATGAGGTGCCGGCGAAAGGGTGGATAAACGACTGAACATCGTTTTTAAAAAAATGGTATTCAGCCGTTTATGCCTGGAGGCCTGGATTATGATACTGTGACATTCATGTTGGTGTCTGTTATGATTCCGCCTCCACTTGCAGGTGACAGGTCATCTGAAACAATAGAATAATAATCTCCAATGTTTGCCTGTAAGACAATTCCTCCTGCGAAGAAAGTATAGGTCTGACTTCCGCTGGTGGAACTCAGAATGGTGATGTGTCCGCGGCTAACCCATTGTCCGTTGTAGCTGTAGGTGATATTGAACCAGATCTCCTGGGTGGCTTTCCTGACATAGGCCGTGGCTTTTGCATCCTGTGCAGTGGAAAAAGGAATAAGTCCCAAAAAGAGGGACAGAGTGGTTAAAAAGAGCAGCTTTTTCATATGGGTTGTTTTTTTTGTAAAGTTAAGCTGCGGCCGCGCGTCTGGCTGTCAGTT
This window contains:
- a CDS encoding DUF4136 domain-containing protein, with product MKRTMYLLSAVAALVAMISISSCRKDPLKDMTDEESRIYITNHDSTVDFTSYSTFSIVDSVAVLSRNSDSAKKALTTYDQQLIASVTAAMKQRGYTLVDKSAKPDLGINLTRIDNSYTSIGWNPGWWGGPGYWDAGWWGYPGGGWYWPSYYTVYQVNERQTAIDLFDLKNAKNDKFNVIWNALWRGSGVWNTSNVDPMVQASFAQSAYLSKSK
- a CDS encoding HAD family hydrolase, which produces MKSQTKNVYDTIIFDLGSVLIDWNPRYLYRKIFATEAEMDSFLQNICTSDWNEEQDAGRSLQEATEMLVASHPAHEAQIRAYYGRWKEMLNGEIPGSVQLLRQLKDSGKYKLYALTNWSNETFPLALVEFPFLQWFDGIVVSGREKQRKPSPSFYQLLLNRYQVDADHALFIDDNLRNVKAAEAQGIDSVHFVHPEQLKDALVSKNILN
- a CDS encoding DUF2130 domain-containing protein → MEDAFAADIEKEMRGKMESEWRKRLDSLQAEKTSLQTEKNRMAQERQQIEILRQQQEQEVIQRVQSEKKRLQESLAEELRKSITADFDNQLATLREANQEQEARLREARKQELEFLRKEQELKNKETELELDLQKRLMEARGELAEKIRTEEAERNKLKDTEYQMRMRELEKQLEDQRKLAEEMKRRAEQGSTQLQGEVQELVLEEMLRSTFPFDEVTPVGKGVRGADCVQLIRNSFGQECGRIIYESKRTKEFARDWVEKLKADMRSQGIDVAILVTQTMPRDMERFGEKEGIWICTFAEVKSLAYVLRDSIIKIAGSIRTQENKGDKMHMLYGYLTSTEFAEQWKAIREGFMAMKLSIQRERDAMEKLWKAREKQLEKVLLNAAHIKGSIEGIAGSDSVDLKLLEDAADEISDNL